Proteins from a genomic interval of Geotrypetes seraphini chromosome 7, aGeoSer1.1, whole genome shotgun sequence:
- the SRP14 gene encoding signal recognition particle 14 kDa protein: MVLLESEQFLTELTRLFQKCRTTGSVYVTLKKYDGRTKPVPRKGHPENFEPADNKCLLRATDGKKKISTVVSSKEVNKFQMAYSNLLRANMDGLKKKDKKSKSKKSKANQ, encoded by the exons ATGGTGCTGCTGGAAAGTGAGCAG TTCTTGACAGAGTTGACAAGGCTGTTTCAGAAATGCCGGACCACAGGCAGCGTGTATGTCACCCTGAAGAAAT ATGATGGGCGAACAAAACCAGTCCCTCGTAAAGGCCATCCAGAGAACTTTGAGCCTGCAGATAACAAGTGTCTCCTGAGAGCTACAGATGGGAAGAAAAAGATTAGTACAGTG GTCAGTTCCAAAGAAGTAAATAAATTTCAGATG GCTTATTCTAACCTCCTGCGAGCAAACATGGACGGGTTGAAGAAGAAAGACAAGAAAAGCAAGAGCAAGAAAAGTAAAGCTAATCAATGA